The Malus domestica chromosome 13, GDT2T_hap1 genome includes a window with the following:
- the LOC139190454 gene encoding secreted RxLR effector protein 161-like → MQGKPYTSLVGSLMYATICTRLDLAFITGMLGRFQSNPGEAHWISAKKVLRYLQRTKNFMLVYGKGESLELEGYTESDLAGDINDKKSTDGYIFMLNGGAVFWNSAKQTVIATSTMETEFVACFEGMKQVVWLKNFLTDLKVVKSVQKPVRMFCDNNSAMFFAKNNRRTYASRLMDVKFLKVREEVKKGMIEVQHINTVLMVADPLTKALPIGEFQKHVSRMGVLENLDQWE, encoded by the coding sequence ATGCAGGGTAAGCCTTATACTTCTCTAGtgggaagtctcatgtatgcaaCTATATGTACACGGCTTGACCTTGCTTTTATAACTGGAATGCTGggaaggtttcaatcaaatccaGGTGAAGCACATTGGATATCTGCCAAAAAGGTTCTAAGATATTTACAAAGAACCAAGAATTTCATGTTGGTTTATGGAAAAGGCGAATCTTTGGAACTTGAAGGATACACTGAGTCTGATTTGGCTGGTGatataaatgataaaaaatCAACCGATGGTTATATCTTCATGTTAAATGGTGGTGCAGTTTTTTGGAATAGTGCTAAGCAAACTGTGATAGCCACATCCACTATGGAGACTGAGTTCGTAGCTTGTTTTGAAGGAATGAAACAAGTTGTGTGGTTGAAGAATTTTCTGactgatttaaaagttgtaaaatCGGTTCAGAAACCAGTAAGGATGTTTTGTGATAACAACTCTGCTATGTTCTTTGCAAAAAATAATAGAAGAACTTATGCCTCAAGGTTAATGGATGTAAAATTTCTTAAAGTAAGAGAGGAAGTAAAGAAGGGGATGATTGAAGTTCAGCACATCAACACTGTTTTGATGGTTGCAGATCCTTTGACTAAAGCGCTGCCTATTGGAGAGTTTCAGAAACACGTATCTCGGATGGGAGTGTTGGAAAATCTAGATCAATGGGAGTAA